A genomic window from Pseudogulbenkiania sp. MAI-1 includes:
- the secG gene encoding preprotein translocase subunit SecG — MEILKTLIWIINIVSAMSIIVLVLMQHGKGADMGAAFGAGSSGSLFGASGSANFLSRTTAVAAIVFFSTCLALVKLSAGPSSELGVMGGQVEKVAPQLPGGAANQKPAGSKIPD; from the coding sequence ATGGAAATTCTAAAAACGCTCATTTGGATAATCAATATTGTGTCCGCAATGTCGATTATCGTCCTTGTCCTGATGCAGCACGGCAAGGGCGCCGATATGGGCGCGGCGTTCGGAGCAGGTTCTTCGGGTAGTTTGTTCGGGGCCTCAGGGTCGGCGAACTTCCTGAGTCGCACCACTGCTGTTGCAGCTATTGTGTTTTTCTCGACCTGTCTCGCCCTGGTCAAGCTCTCGGCTGGTCCCTCCAGTGAGCTGGGTGTGATGGGTGGGCAAGTTGAAAAGGTTGCGCCGCAACTCCCGGGCGGCGCGGCGAATCAGAAGCCTGCCGGTTCGAAGATACCGGACTAA